A portion of the Scleropages formosus chromosome 13, fSclFor1.1, whole genome shotgun sequence genome contains these proteins:
- the LOC108936820 gene encoding ankyrin repeat and KH domain-containing protein 1-like isoform X12, producing MQDAVAGTAMLTDGFEDEIDSVTPRSPAVGMGVGATPGAGLGGIGIDVGGKKVRLFGESPGPASDRLDFKLAAAAVLSSGPGSGSDEDEVSEVESFILEQEDLDNPMLKTASELLLSSATDGVDLRTVDPETQARLEALLEAAGIGKLSTADGKAFADPEVLRRLTSSVSCALDEAAAALTRMRAENTLNAGQADNRSLAEACSDGDVNAVRKLLDEGRSVNEHTEEGESLLCLACSAGYYELAQVLLAMHANVEDRGIKGDITPLMAAASGGYVDIVKLLLVHGADVNAQSSTGNTALTYACAGGFVDVVKVLLKEGANIEDHNENGHTPLMEAASAGHVEVARVLLECGAGINTHSNEFKESALTLACYKGHLDMVRFLLEAGADQEHKTDEMHTALMEACMDGHVEVARLLLDSGAQVNMPADSFESPLTLAACGGHVELAALLIERGANLEEVNDEGYTPLMEAAREGHEEMVALLLAQGANINAQTEETQETALTLACCGGFLEVADFLIKAGADIELGCSTPLMEAAQEGHLELVKYLLAAGANVHATTATGDTALTYACENGHTDVADVLLQAGADLEHESEGGRTPLMKAARAGHLCTVQFLISKGANVNRATANNDHTVVSLACAGGHLAVVELLLAHGADPTHRLKDGSTMLIEAAKGGHTNVVSYLLDYPNNILSVPTPDLSQLTPPSHDASQVPRVPFQDLPMVVPPQEPDGMPSNIVTPPPVSGKAVSSRVPMINTTTSPNPPPPVQTSNNCLSPPSVLPLYPSVDIDAHTESNHDTALTLACAGGHEELVSVLLARGANIEHRDKKGFTPLILAATAGHVGVVEVLLDKSADIEAQSERTKDTPLSLACSGGRQEVVELLLLRGANKEHRNVSDYTPLSLAASGGYVNIIKILLNAGAEINSRTGSKLGISPLMLAAMNGHVPAVKLLLDMGSDINAQIETNRNTALTLACFQGRAEVVSLLLDRKANVEHRAKTGLTPLMEAASGGYAEVGRVLLDKGADVNAPPVPSSRDTALTIAADKGHYKFCELLINRGAHIDVRNKKGNTPLWLAANGGHFDVVQLLVQAGADVDAADNRKITPLMAAFRKGHVKVVQYLVKEVNQFPSDIECMRYIATIADKELLKKCHQCMETIVKAKDQQAAEANKNASILLKELDLEKSREESRKQALAAKREKRKEKRKKKKEEQKKKQEEEEAKVKEECSEMQDQEKDSSEEPEVPIEPPSATTTTTIGISATSATFTSVFGKKRANAVTTPSINRKNKKNKTKEAPSEPIILQDPQVALAQQKADKNKVHGEPRGGGAPGGNSDSDNQDSADCNSESSGGGGKSLELGFLPDLPSSSSSSSSSSSSSAPSNLAHAPPAPERRQGPLLHCSREDKVTVSISKPQHKMQECINDLTSSSVPSSFKTISLPVTSPNSKINLTSPKRGQKREEGWKEVVRRSKKLSVPASVVSRIMGRGGCNITAIQDVTGAHIDVDKQKDKNGERMITIRGGTESTRHAVQLINALIQDPAKELEDLIPRNHIRTPGANSKSGSTFTNSTGATSTATAGSKSLTSMVPSSTMSFPPSSSAAQQPSGKLGKGMSSGVRPPFPVSLPLAYAHPQLALLAAQTMHQIRHPRLPMAQFGGTFSPSPNTWGPFPVRPVSPGSTNSSPKHNGCAAPRPSVSHSEHAASPSNPPAAATTTTATPSTTTQTQSCLPPSTPTPSSVRKQLFAAEPKTGAVSAPPTTMNSACSARAFGSPAHLHNTPPTAPPTPPPPPSIAPLSQQLPATRPEPCSTATPGKERPSLEHPSMSAPIGGTSDNINSPGSLPFPTQNSSLPPQPESRQQLPLPFSSSAEPVPSVALSGSTLPSSYPAPICASTITHTSNTLPQLATPAPRVSHRMQPAGPFFSLPEQQSMFMSMSGPQEPPKQQQQQPAVAPPSAVGVMNGSQMHIPSGKAQLSASFGSAALFNHFSSIFDGSQVGNNQVWGTCHLPARNPPEQAYSTTSTYMGMGQMESAIPPSDSSKAPGYRSASQRIVSSPVAVQPLDPSGNSISSSAALTSFATSISGSPVFLQGHPPVGTPSFSRQHFSPHPWSASTSRESPVPSASPGTTSPLSASTTAPPLVQSKPSISSQQDRKVPPPIGTERLARIRQTGSVNPPLLTTSYTASVGQGGIWSFGVGSASAMSGWSQPLNSHMLHQQLPEPTAFSQHQPMEQDDTGIVAPSNTFHQAMASSFMDFPKGMPMSMYGGTVIPPHPPMAEGPGAPMFNGIHTADPAWNPILKVVSNSTENSDPQQVWPGTWAPHVGNVHLNHVN from the exons ATGCAGGATGCAGTAGCCGGGACGGCAATGCTGACGGACGGCTTCGAGGACGAGATTGACTCGGTGACTCCGCGCTCCCCTGCGGTAGGGATGGGGGTCGGAGCCACACCGGGAGCCGGGCTCGGGGGCATTGGCATCGACGTGGGCGGCAAGAAAGTCCGCTTGTTCGGGGAGTCTCCTGGGCCCGCCTCAGATAGATTGGATTTCAAGCTGGCCGCAGCGGCAGTGCTCTCCTCTGGTCCGGGATCCGGCAGCGACGAGGACGAGGTCTCCGAG GTGGAGTCCTTCATCCTGGAGCAGGAAGACCTGGACAACCCCATGTTGAAGACTGCATCAGAGCTGCTCCTGTCCAGTGCTACAGATGGGGTGGACCTGCGCACAGTGGACCCTGAAACTCAGGCCCGGCTAGAGGCCCTGCTGGAAGCAGCAG GCATCGGTAAACTGTCCACCGCGGATGGTAAAGCATTCGCAGATCCCGAGGTGCTACGCCGGCTGACGTCATCGGTGAGCTGTGCGTTGGACGAGGCCGCTGCCGCTCTCACACGCATGCGGGCCGAGAACACGCTCAACGCAGGCCAAGCTGACAA CCGTAGTCTGGCGGAGGCCTGCTCCGATGGGGATGTCAATGCTGTGAGGAAACTCCTTGATGAGGGCCGCAGCGTCAATGAGCACACGGAGGAGGGTGAAAGTCTACTGTGCTTGGCCTGCTCTGCTGGGTACTATGAGCTGGCACAG GTCCTGCTGGCCATGCATGCCAATGTGGAGGACCGGGGTATTAAAGGAGACATTACACCCCTCATGGCAGCTGCCAGTGGTGGTTATGTAGACATAGTCAAATTGCTGCTGGTGCATGGCGCAGATGTTAATGCACAGTCCTCCACAG GGAACACAGCGCTAACATATGCATGTGCCGGTGGCTTTGTGGATGTGGTGAAGGTTCTGCTGAAGGAAGGTGCTAATATAGAGGACCACAACGAAAACGGTCACACCCCATTGATGGAGGCGGCCAGTGCAGGCCACGTAGAGGTGGCACGAGTGCTGCTTGAATGCGGGGCTGGCATAAACACGCACTCCAACGAGTTCAAGGAAAGTGCACTTACACTGGCCTGCTACAAAG GACACCTGGACATGGTGCGCTTCCTGCTGGAGGCTGGAGCTGACCAGGAGCACAAGACAGATGAGATGCACACTGCGCTTATGGAAGCCTGCATG GACGGCCATGTAGAAGTAGCTCGGCTGCTTCTGGACAGCGGAGCACAGGTGAACATGCCAGCAGACTCTTTTGAGTCACCACTAACACTGGCAGCCTGTGGGGGTCATGTGGAGCTGGCGGCCTTGCTCATTGAGCGAGGTGCCAACTTGGAAGAAGTGAATGATGAGGGCTACACACCATTGATGGAGGCGGCACGCGAGGGTCATGAGGAAATGGTGGCTTTGCTCCTGGCACAAG GTGCCAACATCAATGCCCAGACAGAGGAGACACAGGAGACTGCACTGACGTTGGCCTGCTGTGGGGGCTTTCTTGAGGTGGCGGACTTTCTCATCAAGGCTGGGGCAGACATTGAGTTGGGCTGTTCCACACCCCTCATGGAGGCTGCACAGGAAGGCCACCTGGAGCTAGTCAAGTACCTGCTAGCTGCAG GAGCAAACGTCCATGCAACCACAGCCACAGGGGATACAGCGCTGACATATGCATGTGAAAATGGCCACACCGATGTGGCTGACGTACTGCTGCAGGCAGGGGCAGATCTG GAGCATGAGTCAGAGGGAGGGAGGACCCCTCTCATGAAAGCTGCCAGAGCTGGACACTTGTGCACTGTGCAGTTCTTAATCAGCAAAG GTGCTAATGTGAACAGAGCAACGGCCAATAATGACCATACTGTGGTGTCACTGGCATGTGCCGGGGGGCACTTGGCCgtggtggagctgctgctggcccaTGGGGCAGAccccacacacagactgaag GATGGCTCCACCATGCTCATTGAAGCTGCTAAGGGTGGTCACACAAATGTGGTGTCTTACCTGCTAGACTACCCAAACAATATCCTCTCTGTCCCTACTCCTGACCTGTCCCAGCTCACACCCCCTTCTCACGATGCGTCTCAG GTTCCTCGTGTACCATTCCAAGACCTTCCCATGGTGGTCCCCCCCCAGGAGCCAGACGGAATGCCTTCCAACATTGTGACCCCTCCTCCTGTCTCCGGCAAAG CGGTGAGCAGCAGAGTGCCTATGATTAACACTACAACCTCGCCCAACCCTCCACCCCCCGTGCAGACATCCAACAACTGTCTCTCACCACCCTCTGTGCTGCCATTGTACCCTTCTGTGGACATTGATGCACAT ACGGAAAGCAACCATGACACAGCATTAACCCTGGCATGTGCTGGAGGCCACGAGGAGCTGGTGTCGGTGCTGCTTGCACGAGGGGCCAATATTGAACACAGGGACAAGAAGG GCTTCACTCCCCTGATCCTGGCTGCCACAGCAGGACATGTGGGAGTGGTGGAGGTACTCCTGGACAAAAGTGCTGACATTGAAGCCCAGTCGGAGAGAACCAAAGACACGCCATTGTCCTTGGCCTGCTCTGGGGGCCGACAGGAG GTGgtggaactgctgcttttgcgTGGGGCCAACAAGGAGCATCGCAATGTCTCTGACTACACTCCTCTCAGCCTGGCCGCCTCGGGGGGCTATGTCAATATCATCAAGATCCTCCTCAATGCCGGCGCTGAGATTAACTCCAG GACTGGAAGCAAGCTGGGGATCTCTCCCCTAATGCTGGCGGCCATGAATGGGCATGTCCCAGCAGTCAAGCTGCTGTTAGACATGGGCTCAGATATCAACGCGCAGATTGAGACCAACCGCAACACAGCACTTACGTTAGCCTGCTTCCAGGGCCGTGCTGAAGTGGTCAGCCTGTTGCTTGACCGCAAGGCTAATGTGGAGCACCGCGCCAAG ACTGGACTGACTCCACTAATGGAAGCCGCATCTGGGGGCTATGCAGAGGTGGGCCGTGTGCTTCTGGACAAGGGGGCAGATGTGAATGCACCACCTGTGCCCTCGTCACGGGATACTGCTCTCACCATTGCAGCAGACAAGGGCCACTACAAATTCTGCGAGCTTCTTATCAACAG AGGGGCCCACATCGATGTACGCAATAAGAAGGGCAACACACCCCTCTGGCTTGCTGCCAATGGTGGCCACTTTGACGTTGTTCAGCTGCTGGTGCAGGCAGGTGCAGATGTGGATGCTGCAGACAACCGCAAGATCACACCACTTATGGCTGCCTTCCGCAAG GGCCATGTGAAAGTGGTGCAGTACCTGGTGAAGGAAGTAAACCAGTTTCCGTCTGACATCGAGTGCATGCGATACATTGCCACCATTGCAGACAAG GAGCTGTTGAAGAAGTGTCACCAGTGTATGGAGACTATAGTAAAAGCCAAAGATCAACAGGCAGCTGAGGCCAATAAGAATGCCAGCATCTTACTCAAAGAACTGGatctggagaag TCTCGGGAGGAAAGTAGGAAGCAGGCTCTGGCAGCTAAGCGTGAGAAGCGCAAGGAGAAgcggaaaaagaagaaagaagagcagaagaagaagcaggaggaagaagaggcaaaAGTGAAGGAGGAGTGTTCAGAAATGCAGGACCAGGAGAAGGATTCTAGTGAAG agcCAGAGGTCCCCATTGAGCCCCCAAGTgccactaccaccaccaccattgGGATCTCTGCCACCTCAGCTACCTTTACCTCAGTCTTTGGGAAGAAGCGTGCAAATGCAGTTACCACACCTAGCATCAACCGTAAGAAcaagaagaataaaacaaaggagGCACCGAGTGAGCCCATCATCTTGCAGGACCCCCAGGTGGCACTGGCACAGCAGAAGGCTGACAAAAATAAAGTCCATGGGGAGCCCAGAGGTGGTGGGGCACCTGGTGGTAACAGTGACTCTGACAACCAGGACAGCGCTGACTGCAACAGTGAGAGCAGTGGGGGTGGTGGCAAGAGCCTAGAGCTCGGCTTCCTTCCTGATTTgccttcatcttcctcatcctcctcttcctcgtcttcctcctctgctcccTCAAATCTTGCACATGCCCCGCCTGCCCCTGAGAGGAGGCAGGGGCCCCTGCTGCATTGCTCCAGAGAGGACAAAGTCACCGTGTCCATCTCCAAACCTCAGCACAA aatgcAAGAGTGTATTAATGACTTGACTTCAAGCTCAGTCCCCTCCTCATTCAAGACCATTTCACTGCCAGTAACTTCACCAAACAGTAAGATAAACTTGACCAGCCCCAAGAGAGGCCAGAAGAGAGAGGAGGGCTGGAAGGAGGTGGTCAGGAG GTCTAAGAAGCTGTCGGTCCCAGCCTCAGTTGTGTCGCGCATCATGGGTCGGGGCGGCTGCAACATCACTGCCATCCAGGACGTGACTGGTGCACACATTGACGTGGACAAGCAAAAGGACAAGAACGGAGAGAGGATGATTACAATAAG AGGTGGTACGGAGTCAACGCGGCATGCCGTGCAGCTGATCAATGCACTGATCCAGGACCCGGCAAAGGAGCTAGAGGACTTGATCCCCCGCAACCACATACGCACCCCAGGGGCTAACTCCAAGAGTGGCTCCACCTTCACCAACTCCACAGGGGCTACCAGCACTGCAACTGCTGGTTCCAAGAGCCTAACTTCCATGGTGCCCTCCTCCACAATGTCATTCCCACCCTCCTCATCTGCAGCACAGCAACCTTCTGGAAAGCTGGGAAAAGGCATGTCATCAGGGGTGAGGCCCCCCTTCCCAGTGTCCCTTCCCCTGGCTTATGCCCATCCACAGCTCGCTCTTTTGGCCGCCCAGACCATGCACCAGATCCGACACCCACGGCTGCCCATGGCACAGTTTGGTGGTACCTTCTCGCCATCGCCCAACACATGGGGCCCTTTCCCAGTGCGGCCTGTGAGCCCTGGCAGTACCAACAGCTCCCCGAAACACAATGGGTGTGCAGCACCCCGACCGAGTGTGTCACACAGTGAGCACGCAGCCTCTCCCAGCaatcctcctgctgctgctactactactacagcCACGCCTTCAACTACCACACAGACCCAGTCATGCCTTCCTCCTAGTACTCCCACCCCTTCCTCAGTAAGGAAACAGCTTTTTGCTGCTGAACCTAAGACAGGTGCAGTCAGTGCACCTCCCACTACCATGAACAGTGCGTGTTCTGCCAGAGCTTTCGGCTCACCTGCCCACCTACACAATACCCCTCCCACAGCACCCCCAACTCCGCCTCCACCACCGTCTATAGCCCCACTTTCACAGCAGCTGCCAGCTACTAGGCCTGAGCCCTGCTCAACAGCCACACCTGGAAAGGAGAGGCCATCTTTGGAGCATCCATCCATGTCTGCCCCCATTGGGGGGACCTCCGATAATATAAACTCACCTGGGTCCTTACCTTTCCCTACCCAAAATTCGTCTTTGCCACCGCAGCCAGAATCCCGGCAGCAACTGCCCCTACCATTTTCTTCCAGTGCAGAGCCTGTACCTTCTGTGGCTCTATCAGGTTCCACACTTCCCTCTTCTTACCCTGCCCCCATCTGTGCCAGTACCATTACGCACACCAGTAACACTTTACCTCAGCTTGCTACCCCAGCCCCTCGTGTATCACATAGAATGCAGCCTGCAGGGCCCTTCTTTTCCCTGCCAGAACAGCAGTCTATGTTTATGTCCATGAGTGGACCGCAGGAGCcaccaaagcagcagcagcaacagcctGCTGTAGCTCCACCCTCTGCAGTTGGTGTAATGAATGGCTCCCAGATGCACATCCCCAGTGGCAAAGCCCAGCTGTCAGCCTCCTTTGGATCTGCTGCACTCTTCAACCATTTCAGCAGCATCTTCGATGGCAGCCAAGTTGGCAACAATCAGGTGTGGGGAACATGCCACTTGCCTGCAAGGAACCCACCTGAGCAGGCCTACAGTACCACATCCACCTATATGGGCATGGGCCAGATGGAAAGTGCAATACCCCCATCCGACAGCTCTAAAGCCCCTGGTTACCGCTCTGCTTCCCAGAGGATAGTCTCAAGTCCAGTTG CTGTGCAGCCCTTAGACCCCTCGGGGAACTCAATCTCCTCATCTGCAGCACTGACTAGCTTTGCTACCAGCATTTCGGGCAGTCCTGTGTTCCTGCAAGGTCACCCCCCTGTTGGCACACCCTCCTTCAGCCGCCAGCATTTTTCACCCCATCCCTGGAGTGCCTCCACTTCAC GCGAGTCCCCGGTACCCTCAGCTTCTCCTGGCACCACCTCCCCACTCTCTGCATCCACAACTGCACCTCCGCTAGTCCAGTCCAAGCCCAGCATTTCTAGCCAACAGGACCGCAAGGTGCCACCACCAATTGGTACAGAGCGCTTGGCCCGCATCCGGCAAACAGGATCCGTCAACCCTCCGCTGCTTACTACAAGCTACACAGCATCTGTTGGACAGGGGGGTATCTGGTCCTTTGGTGTGGGCAGCGCCTCTG CCATGTCAGGATGGTCGCAGCCTCTGAACAGTCACATGCTGCACCAGCAGCTGCCAGAGCCAACAGCCTTCTCACAGCACCAACCCATGGAGCAGGATGATACAGGCATTGTGGCTCCCTCAAACACCTTCCACCAGGCCATGGCCAGCAGCTTCATGGACTTCCCTAAG GGGATGCCCATGTCGATGTACGGTGGGACAGTGATACCTCCCCATCCCCCAATGGCCGAGGGGCCAGGGGCACCCATGTTCAACGGGATCCATACTGCAGATCCTGCCTGGAACCCAATTCTCAAGGTTGTCTCAAACTCCACAGAGAATTCTGACCCCCAGCAG GTCTGGCCTGGTACTTGGGCTCCACATGTCGGGAATGTGCATCTGAACCACGTCAACTGA